A portion of the Babylonia areolata isolate BAREFJ2019XMU chromosome 16, ASM4173473v1, whole genome shotgun sequence genome contains these proteins:
- the LOC143291329 gene encoding uncharacterized protein LOC143291329, whose amino-acid sequence MLLADPAPSSMDEDFIHSSNMEYVSSHGLTLACLVLLMACGVVGNTLVFLVYYHRFKPSVTRTYILAMSVCDLMTNCLALPSDIYEIRFHYDFDDDAGCKFFSFLTGFLALLGAAILVAIARYRRRKMCQLTNKPRTLKYVYVELTCLGVFTASYASPFGVLRGLQTIPVNGSNFTGSTCSIDDVYVGSLFFAIYNASTGVAFIICVSIMAVCYALIARHLWMHRKRLIHNAMATENPGPGPKSRQPGQGPDNSEVDDRATAQIEHDHQAVQQSTSAFTVQWSEDEEFCKEEGKFQISITEDSEHSCTISDLENTTTSYNPPTSGMMTSSLTSISETEQELPSVSADVSTEGVSPGACGSKAEKGATNVTARKLREAAMVANARKCQAGPSQTVSGAPPRKARKHGSKASGAGKASKKMSGRTTLVMFVLAVMFVISYLPYLFMSALYRGKDLMGYDFWLRNLHQIALRSFFINSAVNPLVYSFCSIKFRKECRLFLCRK is encoded by the coding sequence ATGCTGCTGGCAGACCCCGCACCGTCATCCATGGACGAGGATTTCATCCACAGCAGCAACATGGAGTACGTGTCCTCCCACGGCCTGACCTTGGCCTGTCTGGTGCTGCTGATGGCCTGTGGTGTGGTGGGCAACACCCTGGTGTTCCTAGTGTACTACCACAGGTTCAAACCCAGCGTGACCAGAACGTACATTCTGGCCATGAGTGTCTGTGACCTGATGACCAACTGCCTGGCGCTGCCCAGTGACATCTACGAGATTCGCTTCCATTACGACTTTGACGACGACGCTGGCTGCAAGTTCTTCAGCTTCCTCACCGGGTTCCTGGCTCTGCTGGGTGCCGCCATCCTTGTCGCCATCGCTAGGTATCGCCGCAGAAAGATGTGTCAGCTGACGAACAAGCCCAGAACGCTCAAATATGTCTACGTGGAGCTGACCTGTCTGGGGGTGTTCACCGCGTCCTACGCCTCTCCCTTCGGCGTCCTGAGGGGTCTGCAGACCATTCCGGTCAACGGTTCCAACTTCACCGGGTCTACGTGTTCCATTGATGACGTGTATGTCGGCTCCCTCTTCTTCGCCATCTACAACGCCAGCACGGGTGTGGCTTTCATCATCTGTGTCAGCATCATGGCCGTGTGCTATGCCCTGATAGCCAGACATTTGTGGATGCACAGAAAGCGCCTTATTCACAATGCCATGGCCACAGAGAATCCAGGACCTGGCCCAAAGTCACGCCAACCCGGACAGGGTCCTGACAACAGCGAAGTTGACGACCGAGCGACCGCTCAGATAGAACACGACCATCAGGCAGTGCAACAGTCCACAAGCGCTTTCACCGTCCAATGGTCGGAGGACGAGGAATTTTGTAAGGAAGAAGGAAAGTTTCAGATCAGCATCACAGAGGACTCAGAGCACAGCTGCACTATCTCCGACTTGGAAAACACGACCACAAGTTACAACCCGCCAACCAGCGGTATGATGACGTCCAGTCTCACCAGCATCTCTGAAACAGAGCAAGAGCTGCCTTCTGTCTCGGCTGATGTTTCCACTGAAGGCGTCAGTCCAGGGGCCTGTGGCAGCAAGGCCGAGAAAGGAGCCACCAACGTCACAGCCAGAAAGCTCAGAGAGGCAGCCATGGTCGCCAACGCTAGGAAATGTCAGGCGGGCCCTTCACAGACTGTCAGTGGAGCACCCCCGCGGAAAGCCAGAAAGCATGGCAGCAAAGCCAGTGGCGCTGGCAAGGCTTCCAAAAAGATGTCAGGGCGCACAACCCTGGTGATGTTTGTCCTGGCTGTCATGTTCGTTATCAGTTACCTGCCTTACCTGTTCATGTCTGCGCTGTATCGGGGCAAGGACCTGATGGGGTATGACTTCTGGCTGAGGAACCTGCACCAGATCGCACTGAGGTCCTTTTTCATCAACAGCGCCGTCAACCCGCTTGTCTACAGCTTCTGCTCCATCAAGTTCCGAAAGGAGTGCCGCCTCTTCTTGTGCAGAAAGTAG